In the genome of Pelmatolapia mariae isolate MD_Pm_ZW linkage group LG4, Pm_UMD_F_2, whole genome shotgun sequence, the window TCAACCTGAAGTTTGAACTTTTGATTTCAGAGCGTCTTTCTGCCTCAAGGTTATCCAGAGAGTGTGAGCGATGATTACCTGCAGTACCAGTTCTGGGATACGATGCAGGTAGAGTGGATGATACAACAGAGATAGTTACATATCTGTGACATTAAACCCCTTCAGTCacgctcttcctcctctctcaggCCTTCTCCAGCTCTCTGTCAGGGACTCTCGCCACTCAGGCTTCCCTCAGAGGTGTTGGTGTTGGAAACCAGGAGGCCACCGTAGCTGCAGCCACTGTTACCTGGTTATTAAAAGGTGGAAAAATACTGTACATTTACATTAACCCTGCACAGCTCATGCTGAACTCACTGGTGTTTCGATAACAAACAAATGTGTCTCCCTGCAGATGGGACTGGCATGTTGGGAAGAATCCTCTTCGCCTGGCGGAAAGGGTAAGGCTTATATGAGAAGATCTAACCCAGTGTGCAAAAGCAAATACTTTAGATTCTACAACTGTGGCCACTgatgatatattttttaaagtgcatAAAATTCAGTGCTTTAAGCAAATTTAAGGACGTGATTCTATCAGTATTTCCTTCAATGCCATTTGCCAGTGCTTTCTCATACAACACTGGCTTTTAGAATTGGCTTTTGTTCTGATAGAAATTATGTTCAAAGCAATTTTCTCCATCTTTTTCCAGGAGTAAGCTGGACTCTGAGGCCAAAAAATGGAGGTATGGGCTAAATGTGTAACACTCAAGTCAGTCCAATCACCAAAGGAAACCCgtttgagtttttttgttttttaattcccAACCAGACTTTTTGCTGATGTGCTCAATGACATTGCCATGTTCATGGAAATATTGGCTCCTTACTTTCCTGCTTGCTTCACCTTCATTGTGTGCACTGCAGGGATATTCAaggtaacaaacaaacaaaaaacagattaaTTCTGATCAAAATTAATTAATGTACACCACAATTTAAAAGGCTATTCCCATTGCTAAATAGGTGATATAAAAGTGAAATTCCTGTCTAGTTGACCAAGGACAGCGCAGGTGCAAGGatgcagaaaaagtataaaacgTTACGTTGCGTTATCTTGCATGTCATCCATTTGTGTTTGTCTTCTCCAGTCTATTGTTGGAGTGGCAGGCGGTGCGACCAGAGCGGCTCTCACTTTTCATCAGGCCCGCAGAGACAACATGGCTGACATCTCTGCCAAAGACGGCAGTCAGGTAGCTGCCACTTCCTACTTTCATCACACTGTTTATCATCAAGCTAACCAATGTGAGCAGTTTTACACTGTTCATTGTCTACATGTTTTCAATGTTTCAAATGTACCAGGATGGAAACGTAATGTGATGGTTATTAGAAAAGGATATATTCTGTATACAATATTTTGGTGTGGCACAAGAAAGAAGCACAAAAGGGCCTTTAATGGTAGTTGTAAGTTAAACCAAGTAAAGAACGTTTGATTAATGATAACAGCAACATTTCAGGTCCCTGCTACTGAAACAGATACATTTTATTATGTACACATTGGTTATCTCCGGAGACACAGTaaaaaaacaggtaatttgtaGCAAATCTGTAAAGCCACCATAACATCATCAtctctgtgttttcctttagGAGACTTTAGTGAATCTGGCCGGACTGCTGGTCAGTCTGATACTCATTCCCCTCGTCACTGATAATCCAGTGTAAGTTTTGCTATATTTCAAATACTAATGATATTCTTAAAGGGTCAGTTTACCCCCAAAAAACACGTTTTTCCTCCAGCCTGCAATGCTGTTTATGATTGTTTTGATGTGAGGTTCTAGTTTTggagaaaactttttttcttggCACTTTGAGCCTTCAAGGTGATTGTGGTAcagttttattatattataagaCAAGGTGGACATCTCCTTAGCTGGTACTTCCAAACCCAGACAAAATGATCTAGAAGGATCAGGTCAAGTAAATTTGACTTAACTTTACTTGCTGTGCAGTACTTTatcaaggaaacaaaaaaaaaaaaaagaagaagaagaacaaaaaaaagataatcAAAGTAtaggataataataaaaaaaatagtaatattaaataataaggGTGAACTGTTGCTTTAGAGTGTTTCATGCCTCTAACATCTCCCACCTCCGTCTCCTTCTCCCTTTCTGTCTTGTTTAGATTGACTCTctgcctcttcttcctcttcaccgTGCTTCATCTTTTTGCCAACTACAAGGCTGTGCGTTCAGTTGTCATGGAAACCTTCAACGAAGCACGGCTTTCTATCGTACTGCAGCAGTACCTGAAGGACAAACGAATCCTGAGTCCACCAGAGGCCAATCAGAGAGAACCAGTTTTCTTTGGTAAGAATTATGTTTTTTGTGCTATCGCACTGGAAAGGTTGAGTCCTGTGTTGAGTCTTAGTAAATCTTAATAAGCtgtcttctgttttgtttatgatGTTTTTTTAGAGTTTGGGCAAACTGTGCCGATAAAGCTTGGAGTGAGGCTGCAGGAGATTGCACAGAGGTGATTTCAAAACTTGGTTTGCACGCAAGGTGGGGAGGTAGCAATGAAAGTATGCAGGGGAAAAGTGAGACAAGGAGGAAAAATCCAGAACAGGGaagtttttattaaatagttaaagCCAGACACTGACAAGCTGCTTTTACCacccaaagaaaaaagaaataaaaagcatgacaaaATCCAAATGTTGGTCACTTCAGACGACAGAGTTAAGTCGAGATTTTAGATCTGAAAATTATCTTATTTCTGAGATACTAACCTGAAAGTTTTTACTTATGGACAACAAAAaattttttcatttcagtggcagaaacaagttACCATAGTCAGCCAAACCGCCTCTAAACGTTCATTTCTCAGATTGCACGTTTTCGATTCTCTTCCTTGCATCTTAGTTTTTCACACCAAAGATGCAAGTGGAGGAAGCGGAAAAGAAGAAGGCTTTTCCCATTTCATGTGCCTCCTTGTCTCTTCTGTCCACCTTCCTCAGTCTCAGTCTTAaatcacacacagaaacagtgaTGGGCAGAAAGTTTGATGATcttaaataactgaaacagtTTATGGATAAAAACGATGAGCTGTTTAAAGATTCCTCCTCCT includes:
- the rusf1 gene encoding RUS1 family protein C16orf58 homolog is translated as METDKGVVLATERYGSAESWKYVSNDGVMERRRDGSEGHSGGNSVFGVFKSVFLPQGYPESVSDDYLQYQFWDTMQAFSSSLSGTLATQASLRGVGVGNQEATVAAATVTWLLKDGTGMLGRILFAWRKGSKLDSEAKKWRLFADVLNDIAMFMEILAPYFPACFTFIVCTAGIFKSIVGVAGGATRAALTFHQARRDNMADISAKDGSQETLVNLAGLLVSLILIPLVTDNPVLTLCLFFLFTVLHLFANYKAVRSVVMETFNEARLSIVLQQYLKDKRILSPPEANQREPVFFEFGQTVPIKLGVRLQEIAQSPEDLQLALKENSMPYLLGVRNGCVCVCLGPEASVSDEIRAMCQAVVLSNMLSSSNSREATGAAPKQQKGHWEMVHKSHKLMDAIFNPLLKGAEAAGWDMRRTLIDWDEWRVEWKTKSS